The Triticum dicoccoides isolate Atlit2015 ecotype Zavitan chromosome 6A, WEW_v2.0, whole genome shotgun sequence genome has a window encoding:
- the LOC119314585 gene encoding putative cyclin-F2-1: protein MAVMDPFTADLLSGPSLPGAFSCAADHRMEFDDAYLRAIGALPPLPTVHLAPPHLHHAALKDSVELPATLYAATVDAHLFPPPFEVPLPSLLPDRVVPDSKNTAARPHLSGFEFAPTPADHAAALECSVELPATCQLYAAALDAHLFHPSLEVPAPSLLPDRVVPDCKNLATRPRLSDYDIDIDFNLREMEKNVEERPSPDYLNTVQGDRMSPSMRATLVFWMDDFTRHYDLAPGTLHRAVSYVDRVLSARTLSTARTDMEYELCLLGATAVFTAAKYEERGTRFKVNAAKIADDCGFATSKEVTDMECKMFAALRYELSGPTAYTFVDHFTRYNNGERELEVQRLAHQLAETSLVDYRCLQLMPSAVAASAVFLARLILNPMASQVQKWNREFTKLTGYKPTDLILGIQSLYMMNPDPRFVILPEFL, encoded by the exons ATGGCTGTCATGGATCCCTTCACCGCCGACCTACTTTCGGGTCCTTCCCTCCCCGGCGCCTTCTCATGCGCCGCCGACCACCGCATGGAGTTTGACGACGCCTACCTCCGGGCGATCGGCGCACTCCCTCCTCTTCCGACTGTCCACCTCGCTCCCCCCCACCTCCACCACGCCGCGCTCAAAGATTCCGTGGAGCTCCCGGCGACGCTGTATGCCGCCACAGTCGACGCCCATCTTTTTCCCCCGCCGTTCGAGGTGCCCTTGCCGTCCCTGCTTCCGGACCGCGTCGTCCCGGACTCCAAGAACACGGCGGCACGCCCGCATCTGTCCGGCTTCGAATTCGCTCCCACGCCCGCCGATCACGCCGCCGCACTCGAATGTTCCGTGGAGCTCCCGGCGACGTGCCAGCTGTACGCCGCCGCACTCGACGCCCATCTTTTTCACCCATCCTTGGAGGTGCCCGCACCGTCCCTGCTCCCGGACCGCGTCGTCCCGGACTGCAAGAACTTGGCCACGCGTCCGCGGCTCTCCGACTACGACATTGACATCGACTTCAACCTCCGGGAGATGGAGAAGAACGTCGAGGAGCGGCCTTCGCCGGACTACCTGAACACGGTGCAGGGAGATCGGATGAGCCCATCGATGCGTGCCACCCTCGTCTTCTGGATGGACGACTTCACCCGGCACTACGACCTGGCCCCTGGCACGCTTCACCGCGCCGTCTCCTACGTCGACCGCGTCCTGTCGGCGCGAACCTTGTCTACAGCTCGCACGGACATGGAGTATGAGCTCTGTCTCCTGGGCGCCACGGCCGTCTTCACCGCCGCCAAATACGAGGAGCGGGGCACCAGATTCAAGGTGAACGCCGCGAAAATTGCCGACGACTGTGGGTTCGCCACCAGCAAGGAGGTGACCGACATGGAGTGCaagatgttt GCGGCGCTCCGGTACGAGCTCAGCGGACCAACGGCCTACACGTTCGTGGACCACTTCACCAGGTACAACAACGGAGAGCGCGAGCTGGAGGTTCAGAGGTTGGCGCATCAGCTCGCCGAAACATCGCTGGTGGACTACAGATGCCTGCAGCTCATGCCGTCCGCCGTGGCGGCGTCGGCGGTCTTTCTCGCCAGGCTGATCTTGAACCCAATGGCCAGCCAGGTGCAGAAGTGGAACAGGGAATTCACGAAGCTGACAGGGTACAAGCCCACAGACCTCATCCTTGGCATTCAGTCCTTGTACATGATGAATCCCGATCCTCGCTTCGTGATCTTGCCAGAGTTCTTGTAA